One genomic segment of Hordeum vulgare subsp. vulgare chromosome 2H, MorexV3_pseudomolecules_assembly, whole genome shotgun sequence includes these proteins:
- the LOC123428119 gene encoding alpha-N-acetylglucosaminidase-like → MPPPPPASRLLLLLALWIACAASGVGCSGPRFAQLDRLRELHQRERRPAAEQVDAARGLLARLLPSHSASFEFRVVSTEQCGGKACFNINNHPSFHGEGTPEILILGASGVEISAGLHWYLKHYCAAHISWAKTGGAQLSSVPYPGSLPRVPAGGILIQRPVDWSYYQNAVTSSYSFAWWDWERWEKEIDWMALQGINLPLAFTGQETIWQKVFQRYNISKSDLDDFFGGPAFLSWSRMANMHGWGGPLPQTWLDDQLTLQKKILSRMYAFGMSPVLPAFSGNIPAALKLKFPSAKVTHLGNWFTVDSNPRWCCTYLLDASDPLYVEIGKLFIEEQIREYGRTSHVYNCDTFDENTPPLSDPNYISSLGAATFRAMQSGDNDAIWLMQGWLFTYDPFWEPPQMKALLHSVPVGRMIVLDLYAEVKPVWINSDQFYGVPYIWCMLHNFAADFEMYGVLDAVASGPIDARLSENSTMVGVGMSMEGIEQNPIVYDLMSEMVFHHRQVDLKVWVETYPTRRYGKSVVGLQDAWRILHQTLYNCTDGKNDKNRDVIVAFPDVEPSVIQTPGLYARTSKNYSTMLSENYVMKDAPNDAYEQPHIWYDTIAVIHALELFLESGDEVSDSSTFRYDLVDLTRQALAKYANQIFLKIIQGYKSNNVNQVTTLCERFLNLVKDLDMLLASHEGFLLGPWLESAKGLARSQEQEIQYEWNARTQITMWFDNTETKASLLRDYANKYWSGLLRDYYGPRAAIYFKHLISSLKKKEPFALEEWRREWISLTNNWQSDRKVFATTATGDALNISRALFTKYLRNADSLGLDGMDSFVKPISL, encoded by the exons atgccgccgccccctcccgctTCCCGGTTGCTCCTCCTGCTTGCGTTATGGATCGCGTGCGCCGCGTCGGGGGTCGGCTGCTCGGGCCCGCGGTTCGCGCAGCTCGACCGCCTCCGCGAGCTCCACCAGCGGGAGCGCCGGCCTGCCGCCGAGCAGGTGGACGCCGCGCGCGGGCTCCTCGCgcgcctcctcccctcccactccgcCAGCTTCGAGTTCCGGGTCGTCTCCACG GAGCAATGTGGCGGAAAGGCGTGTTTCAACATCAACAACCATCCATCGTTTCATGGAGAAGGAACTCCCGAGATACT GATACTGGGAGCAAGTGGGGTAGAAATTTCTGCTGGTCTTCATTGGTATTTGAAGCACTATTGTGCAGCACATATATCATGGGCTAAAACTGGTGGTGCACAATTATCGTCTGTTCCATATCCTGGCTCACTACCTCGTGTTCCTGCTGGTGGCATTTTGATTCAAAGACCTGTTGACTGGAGCTACTACCAGAATGCAGTTACATCCAGTT ATTCTTTTGCTTGGTGGGATTGGGAGCGCTGGGAGAAGGAGATTGATTGGATGGCTCTTCAAGGAATCAATTTGCCTCTAGCTTTCACTGGGCAAGAGACTATATGGCAGAAGGTTTTTCAG AGGTACAACATTAGTAAATCTGATTTGGACGATTTCTTTGGTGGACCGGCCTTTCTTTCATGGTCTCGGATGGCCAATATGCATGG ATGGGGTGGACCTCTTCCTCAGACTTGGCTTGATGATCAATTAACTCTTCAGAAGAAAATCCTCTCTAGGATGTACGCATTTGGCATGTCCCCAG TTCTTCCAGCCTTTTCTGGTAACATCCCTGCTGCACTGAAGTTAAAATTTCCCTCAGCTAAAGTCACCCACCTTGGAAACTG GTTCACAGTTGACAGCAACCCACGGTGGTGTTGCACATATCTTCTTGATGCATCCGATCCCTTATATGTAGAAATCGGGAAGTTGTTTATAGAAGAACAAATCAGAG AATATGGTAGGACAAGTCATGTATACAACTG TGATACTTTTGACGAGAACACCCCTCCATTGAGTGATCCAAACTATATTTCTTCCTTGGGTGCTGCGACATTCAGGGCAATGCAAAGTGGTGACAATGATGCTATTTGGTTAATGCAA GGTTGGTTGTTTACTTACGATCCTTTCTGGGAACCCCCGCAAATGAAG GCACTACTGCATTCTGTTCCAGTTGGCCGAATGATTGTTCTCGATCTGTATGCTGAAGTGAAACCAGTATGGATCAATTCTGATCAGTTCTATGGTGTCCCCTACATCTG GTGCATGCTTCATAATTTTGCTGCTGATTTTGAAATGTATGGCGTCTTGGATGCTGTTGCTTCTGGACCTATTGATGCTCGACTAAGTGAAAACTCCACAATG GTTGGAGTTGGCATGTCTATGGAAGGTATCGAGCAAAATCCTATTGTTTATGACCTTATGTCAGAAATGGTTTTTCATCACAGACAAGTGGATCTTAAG GTATGGGTTGAGACATATCCAACAAGAAGATACGGGAAATCAGTTGTTGGGTTGCAAGATGCTTGGCGAATTTTGCACCAAACTCTATATAACTGTACAGATGGTAAAAAT gACAAAAACCGGGATGTGATAGTGGCATTCCCAGATGTTGAACCTTCTGTTATTCAGACACCAGGATTGTATGCAAGAACTAGCAAAAACTATTCTACAATGTTGTCGGAGAATTATGTCATGAAGGATGCACCCAATGATGCATATGAACAACCACATATATGGTATGATACGATTGCTGTTATACATGCCCTAGAGCTTTTCCTTGAATCTGGAGATGAGGTATCTGATAGCAGCACCTTCAG ATATGACCTCGTGGATTTGACTCGTCAGGCTCTGGCCAAATATGCCAACCAAATCTTCCTAAAGATAATCCAAGGCTACAAATCAAACAACGTAAACCAAGTGACCACCCTGTGTGAGCGCTTCCTAAACCTTGTTAAGGATCTTGACATGCTGCTGGCCTCTCATGAGGGATTTCTGCTTGGGCCTTGGTTGGAAAGTGCGAAGGGCCTTGCACGAAGCCAAGAACAAGAGATACAG TATGAATGGAATGCTCGAACCCAGATTACGATGTGGTTCGACAACACCGAAACAAAAGCAAGCTTGCTACGCGACTACG CAAACAAGTACTGGAGCGGCCTGCTGCGGGACTACTACGGGCCAAGGGCCGCCATCTACTTCAAGCACCTGATATCAAGCTTGAAGAAGAAGGAACCTTTTGCGCTGGAAGAGTGGAGGAGGGAGTGGATCAGCCTCACCAACAACTGGCAGAGCGACAGGAAGGTCTTTGCGACAACGGCCACCGGAGACGCTCTAAACATCTCCCGGGCCCTTTTCACCAAGTACCTGCGCAACGCCGATTCACTTGGGCTAGATGGTATGGACTCATTTGTAAAGCCTATAAGCTTGTAA
- the LOC123428120 gene encoding D-3-phosphoglycerate dehydrogenase 1, chloroplastic-like: MAAPSPTTAAAAITTHHRVLLPARASLSPAPSSALRIPARAARANRGRICVSAPAAPAASTASPPASAAVAVEGKPTVLVAEKLGAAGLALLREFANVDCSYGLSPEELRAKISLCDALIVRSGTKVGRDVFEASGGRLRVVGRAGVGIDNVDLAAATEHGCLVVNAPTANTVAAAEHGIALMCAMARNVAQADASLKAGKWARTKYVGVSLVGKTLAILGFGKVGSEVARRAKGLGMHVIAHDPYASADRARAIGVDLVSMEEAMTTADFISLHMPLTPSTNKMLNDEAFAKMKKGVRIINVARGGVIDEDALVRALDAGIVAQAALDVFTKEPPAADSKLVLHENVTVTPHLGASTVEAQEGVAIEIAEAVTGALKGELAASAVNAPMVPAEVLSELAPYVVLAEKLGRLAVQLVAGGGGIKSVKVTYASARAPDDLDTRLLRAMITKGVIEPISDVFVNLVNADFTAKQRGIRVSEEKIVMDGSPETPLEYIQVQIANVESKFPSAICDSGFVTVEGRVKDGIPHLTKVGAFEVDVSMEGSLILCRQVDQPGMIGSVGSVLGEENVNVSFMSVGRIAPRKTAIMAIGVDEEPSKTTLTKIGEIPAIEEFVFLKL, translated from the exons ATGGCGGCGCCGTCCccgaccaccgccgccgccgccatcaccACCCACCACCGcgtcctcctccccgcccgcgccTCCCTCTCCCCCGCCCCGTCCTCCGCCCTCCGCATCCCCGCCCGCGCCGCCCGCGCCAACCGCGGCCGCATCTGCGTCTCCGCGCCCGCGGCCCCCGCCGCGTCGACCGCGTCCCCGCCCGCTTCCGCCGCGGTGGCCGTCGAGGGCAAGCCCACGGTGCTCGTGGCCGAGAAGCTGGGCGCCGCGGGGCTGGCGCTGCTCCGGGAGTTCGCCAACGTCGACTGCTCCTACGGCCTCTCCCCCGAGGAGCTCCGGGCCAAGATCTCGCTCTGCGACGCGCTCATCGTGCGCTCCGGCACCAAGGTCGGCCGCGACGTCTTCGAGGCCTCCGGCGGCCGGCTCCGCGTCGTCGGCCGCGCGGGCGTCGGGATCGACAACGTCGATCTCGCCGCCGCCACCGAGCATGGCTGCCTCGTCGTCAACGCTCCCACCGCCaacaccgtcgccgccgccgagcaCGGCATCGCGCTCATGTGCGCCATGGCCCGGAACGTCGCCCAGGCCGACGCATCGCTCAAGGCTG GTAAATGGGCGCGCACCAAGTATGTCGGTGTGTCTCTTGTTGGCAAAACTCTCGCCATCCTTGGATTTGGAAAGGTTGGGTCAGAGGTCGCACGTCGCGCCAAAGGTCTAGGAATGCACGTGATTGCACACGATCCATATGCTTCTGCTGATCGTGCTCGTGCAATTGGAGTTGACCTAGTGAGCATGGAAGAGGCTATGACCACTGCCGACTTCATCTCGTTGCATATGCCCCTCACCCCTTCAACAAACAAGATGCTCAACGATGAAGCATTTGCCAAGATGAAGAAGGGTGTTCGGATTATAAATGTTGCACGTGGTGGTGTGATTGATGAAGATGCTCTAGTCAGGGCTCTTGATGCGGGAATTGTTGCACAG gctgctcttgatgtgtTCACCAAAGAGCCTCCAGCAGCAGACAGCAAGTTAGTGCTACATGAGAATGTTACTGTGACTCCGCATCTTGGTGCCAGCACAGTGGAAGCACAG GAAGGAGTGGCTATCGAAATAGCTGAAGCTGTCACTGGAGCTCTGAAAGGGGAGCTTGCAGCTTCTGCGGTCAATGCACCAATGGTTCCTGCTGAG GTGTTGTCAGAGCTTGCACCTTATGTTGTTCTCGCTGAAAAGCTTGGGCGCCTTGCTGTCCAGCTAGTTGCTGGCGGTGGCGGTATCAAGTCTGTGAAGGTGACCTATGCATCCGCAAGGGCTCCTGATGATCTCGACACGAGACTTCTCCGTGCGATGATCACCAAGGGTGTGATAGAACCAATCTCTGACGTCTTCGTCAATCTGGTCAATGCTGACTTCACTGCAAAGCAGAGGGGcatccgtgtcagcgaggagaaaATCGTGATGGATGGCTCACCCGAGACACCGCTCGAGTATATCCAGGTCCAGATAGCCAATGTGGAGTCCAAATTCCCCAGTGCGATATGTGACTCCGGATTTGTCACGGTAGAGGGGAGGGTGAAGGATGGCATCCCCCACCTTACCAAGGTCGGTGCATTCGAGGTGGATGTGAGCATGGAGGGCAGCCTGATCCTGTGCAGGCAGGTCGACCAGCCCGGCATGATCGGGTCGGTCGGAAGCGTTCTGGGCGAGGAGAATGTCAACGTCAGCTTCATGAGCGTTGGTAGGATCGCTCCCCGCAAGACGGCTATCATGGCGATCGGTGTTGATGAGGAGCCCAGCAAGACCACGCTGACCAAGATTGGTGAGATCCCCGCGATCGAGGAGTTCGTCTTCCTCAAGCTCTAG